One window of candidate division KSB1 bacterium genomic DNA carries:
- a CDS encoding serine hydrolase — MAILLVVILGCLLPQVCGQAADFSNRVFCKGSEVFRSPPGDPFLTGDCTDYIDLSGQSLPINVNGTTVGATNDYGPYPAWPPCWRGGWDSGACSGRGITYKWTVPADARYTISLCGSSYDTGLLLFNFTCPAEPSYPEDFICGSDDVCGVQSELYCFALSAGQELLIVVDGYGNSAGAYQLRITEYQPAAELDSFIDSTMQARHIPGLSACAVRDGEIVWTGNYGNANIAQDIAPTDSTLYHLASISKTVVATALMQLWEDSLFGLDDDINLYLPWEVHHPFYPDSAITVRMLMTHTSGIADNGDELDQLYTWGGDSPIPLGEFLMNYLTPGGTYYHAGANFSNAVPGTVWNYCNVGATLAAYLVERMNPDSLAFEEYCQEHILHPLGMNNSSFFQANLDMSQAAVPYAWNGSRYVSYQHPGYPDFPAGQLRTSVNQLARHLIAFMQHGQIDGARILDSTTVEMMSSAQLPSPVWGGYVWGLFWISRTWWGRVVWGHHGLEHGAATDMWYCPAENTGVIVLTNGEDYWGPRYIYNEIFEYVEHHLAAPEPPDARAAPREISVVQNYPNPFNASTTIAYNLQMTGYVSLRVFDLLGREVAVLEDGVVQAGMRRVTFDGSDLASGIYIARLDAGANSQATKLMLLK, encoded by the coding sequence GTGGCGATCCTGTTAGTGGTAATCCTCGGCTGCCTGCTCCCGCAAGTGTGTGGGCAAGCTGCGGATTTCAGCAATCGAGTATTCTGTAAGGGTTCGGAGGTCTTCCGTTCACCTCCCGGAGATCCCTTTCTCACGGGCGACTGCACTGACTACATTGACCTCTCGGGCCAGTCACTGCCCATCAACGTGAACGGCACCACTGTCGGAGCCACGAATGACTACGGCCCATATCCGGCATGGCCTCCGTGCTGGCGGGGCGGCTGGGATTCGGGCGCGTGTTCAGGACGAGGTATTACTTACAAGTGGACCGTGCCGGCGGATGCCCGCTACACCATTTCCCTCTGCGGAAGTTCATACGACACTGGCTTGCTGCTATTCAATTTCACTTGCCCCGCAGAACCGTCGTATCCGGAAGATTTCATCTGCGGAAGTGATGATGTGTGCGGAGTTCAGTCCGAGTTGTATTGTTTTGCGCTGTCGGCGGGACAAGAGCTATTGATCGTGGTGGACGGGTACGGCAACAGCGCCGGAGCCTATCAGTTGCGCATTACTGAGTACCAGCCAGCCGCCGAGTTGGATTCCTTCATCGATTCGACCATGCAGGCGCGTCATATTCCGGGATTGTCGGCGTGTGCCGTTCGTGACGGGGAGATCGTTTGGACGGGCAACTACGGAAACGCGAATATCGCGCAGGACATCGCGCCGACGGATTCCACGCTTTACCATTTGGCGTCGATCTCCAAAACCGTTGTCGCGACCGCGCTGATGCAACTTTGGGAGGATAGTCTGTTCGGGTTGGATGATGACATCAACCTGTATCTGCCCTGGGAAGTGCACCATCCCTTCTACCCCGACTCCGCGATTACGGTTCGAATGCTGATGACGCACACGTCAGGCATTGCGGACAACGGGGACGAGCTGGATCAGCTTTATACTTGGGGCGGCGATTCACCGATTCCACTGGGAGAATTCCTGATGAATTATCTGACGCCCGGGGGCACTTACTATCACGCGGGAGCGAACTTCAGCAACGCAGTGCCCGGTACCGTTTGGAACTACTGCAACGTTGGGGCCACGCTGGCAGCTTATCTGGTGGAGCGAATGAATCCTGATTCGCTGGCATTCGAGGAGTACTGCCAGGAGCACATTTTGCATCCGCTGGGAATGAATAACTCCTCGTTCTTCCAAGCGAATCTGGACATGAGTCAGGCCGCCGTGCCCTATGCGTGGAATGGAAGCCGCTACGTTTCCTATCAGCATCCGGGCTATCCTGACTTTCCCGCCGGTCAGTTGCGTACGAGCGTGAATCAACTCGCCCGCCACCTGATCGCCTTCATGCAGCATGGTCAGATTGACGGAGCTCGAATCCTGGACAGCACGACGGTTGAGATGATGTCAAGCGCTCAGCTTCCAAGTCCGGTGTGGGGCGGCTACGTCTGGGGTCTGTTCTGGATTTCACGGACTTGGTGGGGGCGAGTCGTATGGGGACATCACGGATTGGAGCATGGGGCCGCGACGGATATGTGGTATTGCCCCGCAGAAAATACGGGCGTTATCGTGTTGACCAACGGTGAAGATTACTGGGGCCCGCGGTACATCTACAACGAGATCTTCGAATACGTGGAGCATCATCTCGCGGCGCCGGAGCCGCCGGACGCGCGTGCAGCACCGCGTGAAATTTCCGTAGTCCAGAACTATCCAAACCCGTTTAATGCGTCAACCACGATTGCCTACAATCTGCAGATGACCGGGTACGTTTCGCTGCGCGTGTTTGATCTGTTGGGGAGGGAAGTTGCGGTACTCGAGGATGGAGTTGTGCAGGCAGGAATGCGCCGCGTGACGTTTGATGGGAGCGATCTGGCCTCGGGGATCTATATCGCGCGGCTCGATGCTGGCGCCAATTCGCAGGCGACGAAGCTCATGCTATTGAAATAG
- a CDS encoding tetratricopeptide repeat protein, whose amino-acid sequence MNAASCTDTAIGCHIWRYELGDLKPDERERFEVHLMECEVCRHEVFTMLPAMGALRQRRVELLARLQDEGVTYEAICSEIRAIAVSDSNRKSPYSAWWSRQVQWLSQWRRSWVLAPAIGAAAIVAILVLMWSYPRKAYLGLLEFEPLLYERHGVREMEAPKPGDFFSEGMDAYCTGDYERAATLLSQAVTHDSENDSAWLYLGVSYYLQEDAGPALKALRQATSSTSPGVRNAGQWYLAQAFLLNNQADSALEVLEQVDRESRWSPRADLLATKLWKLKGTR is encoded by the coding sequence GTGAACGCTGCTTCCTGTACGGACACGGCGATCGGCTGCCACATCTGGCGCTATGAATTGGGTGACCTGAAGCCGGACGAGCGCGAGCGCTTCGAGGTTCATCTGATGGAATGCGAGGTGTGCCGACATGAGGTCTTCACGATGCTGCCGGCCATGGGTGCGCTCCGTCAGCGTCGCGTCGAGTTACTCGCAAGGCTACAGGACGAAGGCGTTACCTATGAGGCGATCTGCAGTGAGATACGCGCTATCGCGGTCAGCGACTCGAATCGAAAGTCTCCCTATTCCGCGTGGTGGTCTCGACAGGTCCAGTGGCTTTCGCAGTGGCGCAGGTCCTGGGTGCTGGCACCCGCCATTGGCGCGGCAGCGATTGTGGCTATCCTGGTACTCATGTGGAGTTATCCGCGCAAAGCATACCTGGGTTTGCTGGAGTTCGAGCCCTTGCTCTATGAGAGACACGGTGTTCGAGAAATGGAGGCTCCGAAGCCGGGCGATTTCTTCAGTGAAGGCATGGATGCTTACTGCACCGGTGATTATGAAAGGGCAGCGACGTTACTCTCCCAAGCGGTCACTCATGATTCCGAGAACGATTCAGCCTGGCTCTACCTGGGCGTCTCCTACTATCTCCAAGAAGACGCGGGTCCGGCCCTCAAAGCCCTGAGGCAAGCGACTTCAAGCACGAGTCCCGGAGTCCGTAACGCCGGTCAGTGGTACCTCGCGCAGGCGTTTCTCCTCAACAATCAGGCGGACTCCGCACTGGAGGTACTTGAGCAAGTGGATCGAGAATCTCGCTGGTCTCCAAGAGCCGATCTGCTCGCCACGAAACTTTGGAAACTGAAAGGGACGCGATAG
- a CDS encoding efflux RND transporter periplasmic adaptor subunit, which translates to MKRYLLVVVQITMTVALFSAGCKATREADPARTEAVDAAHEGHGHDAAGSSRTVWQDSLEVFTEWTELVTGKKADLLVRVTDLHTFKPVTAGTLTVALMQDVREIQSAAVEQPTRPGIYRVQLACPAAGEYELVFTLNRDSRVHRAIFDDVDVWGSAAAAHDEQEGSEHSGGEAHAETPENDDHAGAVTAEAVSFPKEQQWQLDFGTQPVSRRTLSDNIRALGEIKAAGVGEAEVFAPFDGVLMPDPQHGIVRPGQVVAKGEVLARIAASGGPESGWTQLLNDYKLANAEFDRVSRLAEGGAVSTKRREEARLDLENKRSRLRGALGGRDTELDALVAEGDHFHLRAPASGVITDTHLRFGQHVETGEHLFNIVDPSRIWLEVQVPVSESGRLDQVSDAAFTLSGSDQIHRVSELGGKLVTVSPLLDPATRRVPVIFEFHNTNAIFRPGSYAHVYLKTRSSRAALTVPESSILDEDGTPVVYVQIGGEEFVRRIVQTGAKDEGYIEILDGLVEGERVVATGAYKVRLASLKTSAADAGHAGHGH; encoded by the coding sequence ATGAAACGCTATCTACTCGTAGTCGTGCAGATCACGATGACGGTGGCACTATTCAGCGCCGGCTGTAAAGCCACACGCGAGGCGGACCCAGCCAGGACGGAGGCCGTGGACGCGGCGCATGAGGGACATGGCCACGATGCGGCGGGTAGTTCCCGCACGGTTTGGCAAGACAGTCTCGAAGTCTTCACCGAGTGGACAGAGCTGGTCACCGGGAAGAAGGCTGATTTATTGGTTCGTGTCACGGACCTGCACACGTTCAAGCCGGTAACCGCTGGCACGCTAACGGTTGCGCTCATGCAAGATGTGAGGGAGATTCAGAGTGCGGCGGTAGAACAGCCGACTCGTCCCGGGATTTATCGTGTGCAGCTTGCTTGTCCCGCCGCAGGGGAGTATGAACTTGTATTCACCTTGAATCGAGATAGCCGCGTCCACCGCGCGATCTTCGACGATGTCGATGTATGGGGGTCAGCCGCGGCCGCACATGATGAGCAGGAAGGCTCTGAGCACTCTGGCGGCGAAGCACATGCTGAGACGCCGGAGAATGACGACCATGCCGGAGCGGTCACCGCAGAGGCCGTGAGCTTTCCAAAGGAGCAGCAGTGGCAGTTAGACTTTGGCACACAGCCCGTGAGCAGACGGACATTGTCCGACAATATCAGAGCGTTAGGTGAAATCAAGGCCGCGGGTGTTGGTGAAGCGGAAGTGTTCGCTCCGTTTGATGGTGTCCTGATGCCTGATCCTCAGCACGGCATCGTTCGTCCCGGACAAGTGGTGGCCAAAGGCGAGGTTTTGGCGCGGATTGCCGCCTCGGGCGGACCGGAAAGCGGTTGGACCCAACTGCTGAACGATTACAAGCTGGCCAACGCGGAATTTGACCGGGTCAGCAGGTTGGCGGAAGGGGGCGCGGTCTCGACGAAGCGCCGTGAAGAGGCGCGGCTGGATCTGGAGAACAAGCGGAGTCGGCTCCGTGGCGCGCTGGGCGGAAGAGACACTGAGCTCGATGCACTGGTTGCTGAGGGCGATCACTTTCACTTGCGCGCACCGGCGAGCGGCGTGATTACGGATACTCATCTGCGATTTGGACAGCACGTCGAGACGGGCGAGCATCTGTTCAACATCGTTGATCCATCCAGGATTTGGTTGGAGGTGCAGGTTCCGGTTTCCGAATCCGGCCGGCTGGATCAGGTGAGCGATGCCGCTTTTACACTCAGTGGTTCGGATCAGATTCATCGAGTATCCGAGTTGGGCGGCAAGCTCGTCACCGTGAGTCCGCTGCTTGATCCGGCGACGAGACGTGTCCCCGTGATCTTTGAATTTCATAACACAAACGCCATCTTTCGCCCCGGCAGCTACGCACATGTGTACCTGAAGACCCGCTCGTCGCGAGCAGCGCTGACGGTTCCGGAGTCGTCAATCCTCGACGAGGATGGCACTCCAGTCGTCTATGTCCAGATCGGCGGAGAGGAGTTCGTGAGACGGATCGTGCAGACCGGAGCGAAAGATGAAGGATACATCGAGATTCTCGACGGTCTGGTGGAAGGCGAACGAGTGGTTGCCACGGGCGCCTACAAAGTCCGCCTGGCGTCGCTGAAGACCAGCGCGGCGGATGCGGGTCATGCCGGTCACGGACATTAA
- a CDS encoding TolC family protein: protein MPSQLNWLTLLLGAFFVSSPVSPSLAQPDSHSLQQVIASLDSTSPVLAAARVDLARARAAHTSSRAFPNPALFGTQETLNDAINSTERIIGVRQDLGFLWSQSSRYAATKAAYEAAQAAFVEIRRELTVQVMTQAYEYDRLRQQSSLLDSVLARAEQLSKATTARRKEGDIAPYDEQRFLLEQVQLQNRKQESARDKLNALSGLVRLTGLPAERLQRIELISPPALSFTSEDEAVRYALDHRPELTRTAKQLAAARRALAQARWRQLPEVSLGVGTKTVDPGPGGLYAEGELELPLWNQRRGEKNIARSELARAELHQSSQLQLVEQEVRAAFQQLQLVDRLRLALETGLADSANLNTARGVRLYLEGEMSALELVDALRTGIEAQDAALRLRNSLAMARAELRRVAGIDPVEP, encoded by the coding sequence ATGCCATCTCAACTTAATTGGTTGACGCTCCTGCTGGGAGCGTTTTTTGTATCCAGCCCCGTTTCCCCTTCCCTCGCTCAGCCTGACTCGCACTCACTGCAGCAGGTCATAGCGTCTCTGGACTCGACGTCGCCCGTACTGGCGGCAGCCCGAGTCGATCTCGCCAGGGCGCGCGCCGCCCATACGAGTAGCCGAGCCTTTCCCAACCCCGCGCTTTTCGGTACTCAAGAAACCCTGAATGATGCGATCAATTCTACCGAACGCATTATCGGTGTTCGTCAAGACTTGGGATTCCTCTGGTCCCAATCGTCGCGTTATGCCGCCACGAAAGCCGCGTACGAGGCGGCACAAGCCGCCTTCGTGGAGATTCGGCGCGAGCTGACAGTTCAGGTCATGACTCAGGCATACGAGTACGATCGGCTGCGTCAACAGAGCAGTCTACTGGACAGTGTGCTCGCACGCGCGGAGCAGCTATCCAAGGCAACCACGGCTCGTCGCAAAGAGGGTGACATCGCTCCGTATGATGAGCAGAGATTCCTGCTGGAGCAGGTCCAACTGCAGAACCGTAAGCAGGAATCCGCCCGGGACAAGCTGAATGCGCTTTCCGGTTTGGTGCGGCTGACGGGACTTCCCGCGGAGCGATTGCAGCGGATCGAATTGATATCCCCGCCGGCGCTGTCGTTTACCTCTGAAGATGAAGCCGTGCGCTATGCCCTGGACCACCGTCCTGAACTCACGCGGACGGCAAAACAACTCGCTGCCGCGCGGCGCGCGCTGGCGCAGGCGCGCTGGAGGCAATTGCCGGAAGTCAGCCTCGGTGTGGGTACGAAGACGGTTGATCCGGGTCCGGGCGGACTTTATGCGGAAGGTGAGTTGGAGTTGCCACTATGGAACCAGCGCCGAGGCGAGAAGAACATTGCCCGGTCGGAATTGGCTCGGGCCGAGCTTCATCAGAGCAGTCAACTCCAACTTGTTGAACAGGAAGTGCGTGCGGCATTTCAGCAGCTTCAGCTTGTGGACCGCCTGCGACTCGCACTGGAAACCGGTCTTGCGGACAGCGCCAATTTGAATACGGCGCGAGGCGTGCGTTTGTATCTGGAAGGCGAAATGAGCGCGCTGGAATTGGTGGACGCGCTGCGCACCGGCATCGAAGCTCAGGATGCGGCACTGAGACTGAGAAATTCGCTGGCTATGGCGCGCGCGGAATTGCGCAGGGTGGCCGGCATTGACCCCGTGGAGCCATAA
- a CDS encoding T9SS type A sorting domain-containing protein — protein MKSFVAIVIAVLINQEAFAQGWERQIPPTELPLNAVAFVDTSNGWAVGGQAWSVDYWYPDSSRSIILHTTNGGETWTIQSSDTGYFLTEVEFVDVDHGWAVGSVIGSDSISVFRRSVIMRTTNGGAIWTTQVSDSSRCLSSVDFVDLNHGWAVGSVDCWTPPSDILHTTDGGLTWVTQASVSHLMHGVHFLDVNHGWTVGGFCDTGSLDDGEVVYCTTDGGATWTPQVAYCSYPFRRVEFIDANHGWIVGGCMPEGYDMGGFWRTTDGGATWSTHGIPGVRQSQTVFDFIDANWGWAAGNGALSAWAPPFYVIQHTTDGGVSWWTQETGAPLTRVQDIDFADANHGWIVGSAGRYDSNGVLDSTWSLILHTSNGGRSGGTAPDTVWTRTLGGAGNDYGYSIQETADGGYIVAGLTESLGAGSGDFYLVKTNGLGDMLWARAYGGSGWDEARSVQPTTDGGYIVAGTTTSFGAGSRDFYLVKTDSQGDTIWTRTFGGANDEWAFSVQQVADGDYIVAGITSSFGAGQRDIYLVKADERGDTLWTRTIGGEGNDEGWGIQQLSDGGYVIAGTTRSYGAGNWDYYLVRTDADGFVVWSQTYGGEAGDGGRSVQQTSDGGFIFGGWSCSFSGYYDAYLVRTDVHGYAEWNRADGGSDWDECQSVVQTADRGFLSLGFTRSFGAGDWDVYLVRTDSLGNSVWSTGWGGSAADRGWSLARCSDGGHVIAGETSSFGAGGSDVYLIRLADEQVEAVHEEHEPLPTELMLRQNYPNPFNSTTNIAYDLPKAGRISLRVFDLLGREVAVLKDGIVEAGGHRTVFDGSGLASGIYFARLEAGEFSQTRKLMLLK, from the coding sequence ATGAAGAGCTTCGTTGCAATCGTCATTGCGGTGCTGATCAACCAAGAGGCGTTCGCGCAAGGCTGGGAGCGGCAGATTCCGCCGACAGAGCTGCCGCTCAACGCGGTCGCTTTTGTGGACACCAGCAATGGCTGGGCCGTCGGAGGTCAAGCGTGGTCTGTTGACTACTGGTACCCTGATTCCAGTCGAAGCATCATTCTGCATACGACCAATGGCGGCGAAACGTGGACGATCCAGAGCAGTGACACAGGGTACTTCCTGACTGAAGTGGAATTCGTAGATGTTGATCACGGTTGGGCGGTGGGCAGCGTGATAGGGTCAGATTCTATTTCCGTCTTTCGGCGTTCCGTTATTATGAGGACCACCAATGGCGGCGCGATTTGGACCACGCAGGTGAGCGATTCAAGTCGCTGTTTGAGCAGCGTGGACTTTGTTGACTTGAACCACGGTTGGGCTGTGGGCAGCGTGGATTGTTGGACGCCGCCTTCGGACATATTGCACACTACCGACGGGGGTCTCACATGGGTGACACAGGCGAGCGTGAGTCACTTGATGCATGGCGTGCATTTCCTGGATGTGAACCATGGCTGGACCGTGGGCGGATTCTGCGACACCGGATCGCTCGATGATGGAGAAGTCGTCTATTGCACGACGGATGGGGGAGCCACGTGGACTCCGCAAGTGGCTTATTGCTCATATCCCTTCCGAAGAGTAGAGTTCATTGATGCGAACCACGGTTGGATTGTTGGGGGATGCATGCCTGAGGGCTACGACATGGGCGGCTTCTGGCGCACGACAGATGGTGGCGCTACGTGGAGCACTCATGGAATTCCCGGAGTGAGGCAATCTCAGACCGTTTTTGATTTCATTGACGCGAATTGGGGCTGGGCCGCGGGTAACGGAGCATTGAGCGCTTGGGCTCCGCCATTCTATGTCATCCAACACACCACGGATGGGGGCGTGTCTTGGTGGACACAGGAAACCGGTGCTCCATTGACTCGCGTTCAAGACATTGACTTTGCGGACGCGAACCATGGCTGGATTGTGGGATCCGCCGGGCGTTACGATTCGAATGGCGTGCTTGATTCGACCTGGAGTCTAATCTTGCATACGTCCAACGGCGGACGGTCAGGAGGAACCGCACCCGACACGGTGTGGACGCGTACGCTTGGGGGCGCCGGTAATGATTACGGCTATTCTATTCAGGAGACCGCCGACGGAGGCTACATCGTGGCAGGACTAACCGAGTCTCTCGGTGCCGGCTCGGGTGATTTCTATCTGGTGAAAACGAACGGGCTCGGAGACATGCTGTGGGCGCGCGCATATGGAGGAAGCGGCTGGGATGAGGCCCGGTCCGTGCAACCGACCACGGACGGCGGCTACATCGTGGCCGGAACTACGACTTCCTTTGGCGCGGGCAGCAGGGACTTCTACCTCGTGAAGACGGATAGCCAGGGGGACACGATCTGGACACGTACGTTCGGCGGAGCGAACGATGAGTGGGCATTTTCGGTTCAACAGGTCGCCGACGGAGATTATATCGTGGCGGGGATCACGAGTTCCTTCGGGGCGGGTCAGCGTGACATCTACCTGGTGAAAGCAGATGAAAGGGGCGATACCCTCTGGACAAGAACCATTGGAGGCGAAGGTAACGACGAGGGCTGGGGAATCCAACAGTTGTCAGACGGCGGATATGTGATTGCAGGGACGACGCGATCATACGGCGCCGGAAACTGGGATTACTATCTGGTCAGGACTGACGCCGACGGCTTTGTTGTCTGGTCGCAAACATACGGAGGTGAGGCGGGCGACGGGGGTCGTTCCGTCCAGCAGACTTCAGACGGAGGATTCATCTTCGGGGGATGGTCCTGTTCATTCAGTGGGTATTATGACGCCTATCTTGTCAGGACCGATGTCCACGGATACGCGGAGTGGAACCGGGCGGATGGAGGCTCCGATTGGGATGAATGCCAGTCGGTTGTCCAGACGGCGGACCGGGGATTTCTCAGTTTGGGTTTCACGCGGTCATTCGGTGCGGGTGACTGGGATGTCTATCTGGTGAGAACTGACTCTCTTGGCAATTCAGTGTGGAGCACGGGCTGGGGAGGATCCGCAGCCGATCGAGGTTGGAGTCTCGCACGATGCTCGGACGGCGGACATGTCATTGCCGGTGAAACAAGCTCCTTCGGGGCCGGTGGCAGCGATGTCTATCTCATCAGGCTGGCGGATGAGCAAGTCGAAGCTGTTCACGAAGAGCACGAACCGCTACCGACTGAATTGATGCTTCGCCAGAACTACCCGAACCCCTTCAACTCAACCACGAACATTGCCTACGATCTGCCGAAGGCTGGACGAATCTCGCTTCGCGTGTTTGATTTGCTGGGCAGAGAGGTCGCCGTGCTCAAGGATGGCATTGTCGAAGCCGGCGGGCATCGAACAGTGTTCGACGGCAGCGGTTTGGCTTCAGGGATCTACTTCGCGCGGCTGGAGGCGGGGGAGTTCTCGCAGACGCGGAAGCTGATGCTGCTAAAGTGA